One genomic segment of Natrialbaceae archaeon AArc-T1-2 includes these proteins:
- a CDS encoding methyl-accepting chemotaxis protein, translated as MIALSTAMQLLVAAGAVVLFVSILYTRRLFVRLDDGVYRRRWRGLFALMVFFLLGYAGSLWVVFAGHDTLFQALTGLVFLFGAVFVFLVVNTGLATITDLQEKRESLQAEKAETEQARQEAEQAREETERVNRQLEAKADEYSEVMQTCADGDFTARMSPDADNEAMADIAEEFNEMIAEIEETTERIKAFAREVATASEQVTASSEEVRSASEQVTESVQEISAGADEQNEHLQSVTHEMNGLSTTIQQIAASSNEVAEIAAKTANAGDQGREAAQDAIEGMREIETESDAAVEEFERLEAEIEQIDDLLEFITEVAEQTNMLALNANIEAARSGGSDEGFSVVAGEVKELAEETKAAAEDIDDRLARIQRQSERTASEIRATSEHVSEHATSVERAVDALEDIAEYAAETNTGVQEISAASEQQAASTQQVVAMVDEAATIAEETTAESETVAAAAEEQTTALTDVSQSADELADRAVRLSEALDRFETDARDDAADPVVDDSTIEDLETAQRPIADDT; from the coding sequence GTGATCGCGCTATCGACGGCCATGCAGCTACTCGTCGCCGCCGGAGCGGTCGTGCTGTTCGTCTCGATCCTCTATACACGTCGCCTGTTCGTGCGCCTGGACGACGGCGTCTACCGACGACGGTGGCGCGGTCTGTTCGCACTGATGGTGTTTTTCCTGCTCGGATACGCCGGCTCCCTGTGGGTCGTCTTCGCCGGCCACGACACGCTCTTTCAGGCTCTCACGGGGCTCGTGTTCCTGTTCGGTGCGGTGTTCGTCTTCCTGGTCGTCAACACTGGACTGGCGACGATCACTGATCTACAGGAAAAACGCGAGTCGCTTCAGGCCGAAAAAGCGGAGACAGAACAGGCTCGCCAGGAGGCAGAGCAGGCACGCGAGGAGACCGAGCGGGTCAACCGCCAGCTCGAGGCGAAAGCCGACGAGTACAGCGAGGTGATGCAGACCTGTGCCGACGGCGATTTCACCGCCCGGATGAGCCCCGACGCGGACAACGAGGCCATGGCGGACATCGCCGAAGAGTTCAACGAGATGATCGCCGAGATCGAAGAGACGACCGAGCGGATCAAAGCGTTCGCACGCGAGGTCGCGACCGCCTCCGAGCAGGTCACGGCGAGTTCCGAGGAGGTCAGATCGGCCTCCGAGCAGGTCACCGAGTCCGTCCAGGAGATCTCCGCCGGAGCCGACGAGCAGAACGAGCACCTCCAGTCGGTCACCCACGAGATGAACGGGCTCTCGACGACGATCCAGCAGATCGCCGCCTCCTCGAACGAGGTCGCAGAGATCGCCGCAAAGACCGCCAACGCCGGCGACCAGGGTCGAGAGGCGGCCCAGGACGCCATCGAGGGGATGCGCGAGATCGAAACCGAGTCCGACGCCGCCGTCGAGGAGTTCGAACGCCTCGAAGCGGAGATCGAACAGATCGACGACCTCCTCGAGTTCATCACCGAGGTCGCCGAGCAGACCAACATGCTGGCGCTGAACGCGAACATCGAGGCGGCTCGCTCCGGCGGCTCCGACGAGGGGTTCTCGGTGGTCGCCGGCGAGGTCAAAGAACTCGCCGAGGAGACCAAAGCCGCCGCCGAGGACATCGACGACCGCCTCGCGCGCATCCAGCGCCAGAGCGAGCGGACGGCATCGGAGATCCGGGCCACGAGCGAGCACGTCTCCGAGCACGCGACGTCGGTCGAACGCGCCGTCGACGCACTCGAGGACATCGCCGAGTACGCAGCCGAAACCAACACCGGCGTCCAGGAGATCTCGGCGGCGAGCGAACAGCAGGCGGCCTCGACCCAGCAGGTCGTCGCGATGGTCGACGAGGCCGCGACGATCGCCGAAGAGACGACCGCCGAAAGCGAGACCGTCGCCGCCGCCGCCGAAGAACAGACCACGGCGCTGACGGACGTCTCACAGAGCGCAGACGAACTCGCCGACCGGGCCGTGCGACTCTCGGAGGCGCTCGACCGGTTCGAAACCGACGCTCGTGACGATGCCGCCGATCCCGTCGTCGACGACTCGACGATCGAGGACCTCGAGACGGCACAGCGGCCGATCGCCGACGACACGTGA
- a CDS encoding CBS domain-containing protein translates to MVEAIGTTRPDADLEAVLDTMLEFDASSAIVVDDDESLVGIVTKTDLLESLTWTDEDRLPVQVFGADLMTELSHEELAKRIEDATRKYRDMRVLEAKVHFQEHDEQLRGIPLLYARVRLFTDKGTFVAADEGYGDRHAVSLALNAVERQILEGKTYGRSKKPADGDDLEKVYGWWLSE, encoded by the coding sequence ATGGTCGAGGCGATCGGAACGACGCGCCCCGACGCCGATCTCGAGGCGGTGCTCGATACGATGCTCGAGTTCGACGCCTCCTCGGCGATCGTCGTCGACGACGACGAGTCGCTCGTCGGCATCGTCACCAAGACCGACCTGCTCGAGTCGCTGACCTGGACCGACGAAGACCGCCTGCCGGTCCAGGTGTTTGGAGCCGACCTGATGACCGAACTCAGCCACGAAGAGCTCGCGAAACGCATCGAAGACGCCACCCGGAAGTACCGGGACATGCGCGTCCTCGAGGCGAAAGTCCACTTCCAGGAACACGACGAGCAGCTCCGGGGCATCCCGCTGCTGTACGCTCGCGTCCGCCTGTTCACCGACAAGGGGACGTTCGTTGCCGCCGACGAGGGCTACGGCGACCGCCACGCCGTCTCGCTCGCGTTGAACGCCGTCGAGCGCCAGATCCTCGAGGGCAAGACCTACGGCCGGAGCAAGAAGCCGGCCGACGGTGACGACCTCGAGAAGGTCTACGGCTGGTGGCTTAGCGAGTGA
- a CDS encoding NADH:flavin oxidoreductase: protein MASLEDPIEIGGVTIPNRLYRAPLLECAGNGPDAVATLIDDLEPAAASGVGLIFQGAVIVRGEGGCAAPGMTRVHDPEFVSRLSALTERIHDHGGRIFAQLEHGGLRSMETWHAEFRAANPDLEQLAVSRPPWQLRALDRFGVLSYDPHVLSTAEVYELAADFGRSAAWLVEAGYDGLHLSGANMGIVQQFLSPFYNRREDEFGGSPEARLSFLALVHDEIRERAGDVPLTTKVPAETPAPPSPIVRRKLSLEDGVEIARRLEKIGYDAVVPVQTSVTWDMSIVRGKYPKRAWELEHLEAAYDAAFGGPWRRRLVAAANRLQSLQYGTESAWNEEFCRRVREAVSIPVLAEGGIRERAEMDRLLGDTGAEPACDVVGMARPFYAEPRLAARLLESDARVLCESCNNCAVPQATGAPGMCRTPSVLRRRGELERAGAYDVDRSS, encoded by the coding sequence ATGGCTTCCCTCGAGGATCCGATCGAGATCGGCGGCGTGACGATCCCGAACCGACTCTATCGCGCGCCGTTGCTCGAGTGTGCGGGCAACGGCCCGGACGCGGTCGCAACGTTGATCGACGACCTCGAGCCGGCGGCTGCCTCCGGGGTCGGCCTGATCTTCCAGGGAGCGGTGATCGTCCGCGGCGAGGGTGGCTGTGCCGCGCCGGGGATGACCCGCGTCCACGATCCCGAGTTCGTCTCGCGACTTTCGGCGCTGACCGAGCGCATCCACGACCACGGCGGCCGGATCTTCGCCCAGCTCGAACACGGCGGCCTTCGGAGCATGGAAACCTGGCACGCCGAGTTCCGGGCGGCGAATCCGGACCTCGAACAACTCGCGGTCTCGCGGCCCCCGTGGCAGTTGCGCGCGCTGGATCGGTTCGGCGTCCTCTCGTACGATCCCCACGTCCTCTCGACGGCGGAGGTGTACGAACTCGCGGCGGATTTCGGACGGTCGGCGGCGTGGCTCGTCGAGGCGGGCTACGACGGACTGCACCTCTCGGGGGCGAACATGGGAATCGTCCAGCAGTTTCTCTCGCCGTTTTACAACCGCCGCGAGGACGAGTTCGGCGGCTCGCCCGAAGCTCGCCTTTCGTTTCTCGCGCTCGTCCACGACGAGATCCGCGAGCGAGCCGGCGACGTCCCGCTGACGACGAAGGTCCCCGCCGAGACGCCTGCCCCGCCGTCGCCGATTGTCCGCCGGAAGCTCTCACTCGAAGACGGCGTCGAGATCGCCCGCCGACTCGAGAAAATCGGCTACGACGCGGTCGTGCCGGTGCAGACGTCGGTGACCTGGGACATGAGTATCGTCCGCGGAAAGTACCCGAAGCGGGCGTGGGAGCTCGAACACCTCGAGGCGGCGTACGACGCCGCCTTCGGCGGTCCGTGGCGACGGCGGCTGGTGGCCGCGGCCAATCGACTCCAGTCGCTGCAGTACGGCACCGAGTCGGCCTGGAACGAGGAGTTCTGTCGGCGGGTGCGCGAGGCCGTCTCGATCCCCGTCCTCGCCGAGGGTGGTATCCGCGAGCGGGCGGAGATGGATCGATTGCTGGGCGACACCGGTGCAGAGCCGGCCTGTGACGTGGTCGGGATGGCCCGGCCGTTCTACGCCGAGCCCCGACTCGCCGCCCGTCTGCTCGAGTCCGACGCGCGCGTCCTCTGTGAGAGCTGTAACAACTGTGCAGTGCCCCAGGCGACCGGCGCGCCGGGGATGTGTCGGACGCCGTCCGTGTTACGACGACGCGGCGAACTCGAGCGAGCGGGCGCGTACGACGTCGATCGTAGCTCGTAA
- a CDS encoding universal stress protein — protein MYDDVLLATDGSTIAATAAEQGLAIAGRFGSDVHVLSVVDDRGRNAVREPMRARCRRSVEDLAVEATDRNLAVETTVREGSPTREILAYADDRDVDLLVVGTRGRSGLGRLSLGSTALGVIRAARRPVLSAGPDVWDVSDPLEKILVATDGRPGVDAAVDQAIGLADAYDATVRVLSVADETRARSETAREAFERAAEKATNEVAVRAADRGVGVVQAVERGRPSAEILAYAEAHAVDLLVMGTEGRSTLERVVVGSVSQRVVSDAPVPVMTVRTVDDEA, from the coding sequence ATGTACGACGACGTCTTGCTCGCGACAGACGGGAGTACCATCGCGGCGACGGCTGCCGAACAGGGGCTCGCGATCGCCGGCCGGTTCGGCTCGGACGTACACGTGCTCTCGGTCGTCGACGACCGCGGACGCAACGCCGTACGCGAGCCGATGCGCGCTCGATGTCGCCGATCCGTCGAGGACCTCGCAGTCGAGGCGACCGATCGGAACCTGGCAGTCGAGACAACAGTCCGCGAGGGGTCGCCGACACGAGAGATCCTCGCGTACGCCGACGACCGCGACGTCGACCTGCTCGTCGTCGGAACGCGTGGTCGGTCCGGGCTGGGTCGGCTCTCGCTCGGGAGCACGGCACTCGGCGTGATCCGGGCGGCCCGGCGACCGGTGCTCTCTGCCGGGCCGGACGTGTGGGACGTCTCGGACCCGCTCGAGAAGATTCTCGTCGCGACGGACGGCCGACCGGGGGTCGATGCCGCCGTCGACCAGGCGATCGGACTCGCTGACGCCTACGACGCGACCGTTCGCGTGCTCTCGGTCGCTGATGAGACACGGGCCCGGTCCGAGACCGCCCGCGAGGCGTTCGAACGCGCCGCCGAAAAGGCGACGAACGAGGTGGCCGTCCGCGCAGCCGATCGCGGCGTCGGCGTGGTCCAGGCAGTCGAGCGCGGACGTCCGAGTGCAGAGATTCTCGCGTACGCCGAGGCCCACGCGGTCGATCTGCTCGTGATGGGGACCGAGGGACGATCCACGCTCGAGCGCGTCGTCGTCGGCAGCGTCTCACAGCGGGTCGTAAGCGACGCCCCGGTTCCGGTGATGACCGTGCGAACGGTCGACGACGAGGCGTGA
- a CDS encoding cation-translocating P-type ATPase — protein MSRTDASTALEQETPPSNDWHARDLEDVYDALETSDAGLNSSEARERLEREGPNEIEAEEGVSPWQILLEQYTSALIWVLIVAAIVMAGVGHTIDAAVIAGIVVFITLFGFLQDYRAEQSIQALKEMATTYALVRRDGEKRELDATKLVPGDVVFVESGDVVPADARIVEESNLSVDEAALTGESVGVSKEVGTVDADTSLAERENMLYKDTVVERGSGTAVVVETGPESEIGQIATALEEAEERETPFQSEMDRLGKIIAAGVIGAVAVIAIAELVVGETEPLQVFLTAVGIAVSAVPEGLPAVVTLSLALGARRMADQNALVRRLPIVEALGSVDVICTDKTGTLTEEEMTVQRIVANREVYEVTGTGYDTDGEFRRDGEPVDRERVAAVLRCSMLCNNVDVGTRERDEDGAASESGEGERTYLGDPTEIALFVAAQKGGFDHEELAAEYPRLGEVEFTSARKRMTTVHETPDDGPVAYMKGAPETVLERCDRELLDGEVVDLTDDRREEIEARNESFAEDALRVMGFAYRPEVPADQAESPDADLEQEMVFLGLQGMLDPPRSEVPDALAGSLAAGIDVVMITGDNAVTARAVGEEVGLRSTTVITGPELEEMGDEELADVVEDVDIFARTSPDHKTRILQTLQEKGHTVAMTGDGVNDAPAVKNADVGVAMGIRGTDVTEQASDIVLLDDNFATIRDAVKGGRRIFDNVRKFVNYLLSGNGGEVTMVFTGSMVGLGLVITPIQILWINVVTDGIPALSMGVDPPAEDIMERDPRPPGEGVITDRIVTSIVGIAAFMTVCLLPLFTLNFYGEVIPGYDVTGALFGWSPGYETGRELAQTMVFTGFVVFEIVRIQAIRYRYGLGLFSNRWLVLAVAVAAALQMLVLYTPTGQFLFDVEPLALVHWVQIAVAAVVFALLMAIFVKVQDHHFERY, from the coding sequence GTGTCGCGGACAGACGCATCCACCGCTTTAGAGCAGGAGACGCCTCCTTCCAACGACTGGCACGCCCGGGATCTCGAGGACGTCTACGACGCTCTCGAGACCTCAGACGCGGGACTGAATTCGAGTGAGGCGCGCGAACGCCTCGAGCGCGAGGGCCCGAACGAAATCGAGGCCGAAGAGGGCGTCTCGCCGTGGCAGATCCTGCTCGAACAGTACACGTCGGCGCTGATCTGGGTGCTGATCGTCGCGGCGATCGTGATGGCCGGCGTCGGGCACACGATCGACGCGGCGGTCATCGCCGGCATCGTCGTCTTCATCACGCTGTTTGGCTTCCTCCAGGACTACCGGGCCGAACAGAGCATCCAGGCGCTGAAGGAGATGGCGACGACGTACGCGCTCGTCAGACGCGACGGCGAGAAACGAGAGCTCGACGCCACGAAGCTCGTCCCCGGTGACGTGGTCTTCGTCGAGTCCGGCGACGTCGTCCCCGCCGACGCCCGCATCGTCGAGGAGTCGAACCTCAGCGTCGACGAGGCCGCACTCACCGGCGAGAGCGTCGGCGTCTCCAAGGAGGTCGGCACCGTCGATGCGGACACCTCGCTGGCCGAACGCGAGAACATGCTCTATAAGGACACCGTCGTCGAGCGCGGCTCCGGGACGGCGGTCGTCGTCGAGACCGGCCCCGAGTCCGAGATCGGCCAGATCGCGACCGCACTCGAGGAAGCAGAAGAGCGGGAGACGCCGTTTCAGTCCGAGATGGATCGGCTGGGAAAGATCATCGCCGCCGGCGTCATCGGTGCGGTCGCGGTGATCGCGATCGCCGAACTCGTCGTCGGTGAGACCGAACCGCTGCAGGTCTTTCTGACGGCGGTCGGTATCGCCGTCTCCGCGGTCCCCGAGGGTCTGCCCGCGGTCGTCACGCTCTCGCTCGCACTCGGCGCTCGCCGGATGGCAGACCAGAATGCCCTGGTGCGTCGACTCCCGATCGTCGAGGCGCTGGGATCGGTCGACGTCATCTGTACGGACAAGACCGGGACGCTCACCGAAGAGGAGATGACCGTCCAGCGCATCGTCGCCAACCGCGAGGTCTACGAGGTTACCGGCACCGGCTACGATACCGACGGCGAGTTTCGCCGAGACGGCGAGCCCGTCGACAGAGAGCGGGTCGCGGCGGTGCTTCGCTGTAGCATGCTGTGTAACAACGTCGACGTCGGGACGCGAGAACGCGACGAGGACGGGGCAGCGAGTGAGTCCGGCGAGGGAGAACGGACCTACCTCGGCGACCCCACCGAGATCGCGCTGTTCGTCGCTGCACAGAAGGGCGGCTTCGACCACGAGGAACTCGCCGCGGAGTACCCCCGGCTCGGCGAGGTCGAGTTCACCTCCGCGCGAAAACGAATGACGACGGTCCACGAGACGCCGGACGACGGCCCGGTCGCGTACATGAAAGGCGCTCCCGAGACCGTCCTCGAGCGCTGTGACCGGGAACTCCTCGACGGCGAGGTCGTCGACCTCACCGACGACCGCCGCGAGGAGATCGAGGCCCGCAACGAGTCCTTCGCCGAGGACGCCCTCCGCGTGATGGGGTTTGCCTACCGGCCCGAGGTTCCCGCCGACCAGGCCGAGAGCCCGGACGCAGACCTCGAACAGGAGATGGTCTTTCTCGGGCTCCAGGGGATGCTCGATCCGCCCCGCTCTGAGGTTCCCGACGCGCTCGCGGGCAGTCTCGCCGCCGGTATCGACGTGGTGATGATCACCGGCGACAACGCCGTCACTGCACGGGCGGTCGGCGAAGAAGTCGGCCTCCGCTCGACGACGGTGATCACGGGGCCGGAACTCGAGGAGATGGGAGACGAGGAACTCGCCGACGTCGTCGAGGATGTCGACATCTTCGCGCGGACGTCGCCGGATCACAAGACGCGCATCCTGCAGACGCTCCAGGAGAAAGGACACACGGTGGCGATGACCGGCGACGGCGTCAACGACGCCCCCGCCGTCAAAAACGCCGACGTCGGCGTCGCGATGGGCATCCGCGGCACCGACGTCACCGAACAGGCCTCCGACATCGTGTTGCTCGACGATAACTTCGCAACGATCCGCGATGCGGTGAAAGGCGGCCGGCGCATCTTCGACAACGTCCGCAAGTTCGTCAACTATCTCCTCTCTGGTAACGGCGGCGAGGTGACGATGGTCTTTACGGGCTCGATGGTCGGGCTCGGTCTCGTCATCACGCCGATCCAGATCCTCTGGATCAACGTCGTCACCGACGGCATTCCCGCGCTCTCGATGGGCGTCGACCCGCCCGCGGAGGACATCATGGAACGCGATCCGCGGCCGCCGGGTGAGGGCGTGATCACCGACCGGATCGTCACCTCGATCGTCGGCATCGCCGCCTTCATGACGGTCTGTCTGCTCCCGTTGTTTACGCTGAACTTCTACGGCGAAGTGATTCCAGGATACGACGTGACCGGTGCCCTCTTCGGCTGGAGTCCCGGCTACGAGACGGGTAGAGAACTGGCCCAGACGATGGTGTTCACCGGCTTCGTCGTCTTCGAGATCGTCCGCATCCAGGCGATCCGGTACCGCTACGGGCTCGGGCTCTTCTCGAATCGCTGGCTCGTGCTCGCGGTCGCGGTCGCGGCCGCGCTCCAGATGCTCGTGCTCTATACTCCGACGGGGCAATTCCTGTTCGACGTCGAACCGCTCGCGCTCGTCCACTGGGTCCAGATTGCCGTCGCCGCGGTCGTCTTCGCACTGCTCATGGCGATCTTCGTGAAGGTGCAGGACCACCACTTCGAGCGGTACTGA
- a CDS encoding universal stress protein, translating to MTVNTTDADGRLLVPIANAEAAERQLPTAIDVATDRNLEIILCYVLDVPPQLSLQDGKEYLLEDEDETMLADAMEVVESAGVPAERRIRIARGVAAGILSSIEAYDADAVFMGWRGRPPREDRVLGGYLDTVLKKATCDVLVERIKTPRPESIDSVLVPVAGGPHDAFATEVAGATARQHDASVQLVHVMATDDPELSRRDAETLLRQATGSLEGVSSIERVIVERDDVAGAITDRTADHDVTFLGVSRGGVLERTLLGTVSEAVGRHAAGSVVLAKRYEPVSSRFKRLLP from the coding sequence ATGACTGTCAACACGACGGACGCCGACGGGCGGTTGCTGGTGCCGATCGCGAACGCCGAAGCCGCCGAGCGACAGCTTCCCACCGCGATCGACGTCGCCACGGATCGAAACCTCGAGATCATCCTCTGTTACGTCCTCGACGTCCCGCCACAGCTGTCCTTACAGGACGGAAAGGAGTACCTCCTCGAAGACGAAGACGAGACGATGCTCGCGGACGCCATGGAGGTGGTCGAGTCGGCCGGAGTCCCGGCCGAGCGTCGTATCCGGATCGCGCGGGGGGTCGCCGCCGGCATCCTCAGCTCGATCGAGGCCTACGACGCCGACGCTGTCTTCATGGGCTGGCGGGGACGACCGCCACGGGAGGACCGCGTTCTCGGTGGATACCTCGATACCGTCCTCAAAAAGGCCACGTGTGACGTCCTCGTCGAGCGCATCAAGACGCCCCGGCCCGAGTCGATCGACTCCGTACTGGTGCCGGTCGCCGGCGGTCCACACGACGCCTTCGCTACCGAGGTCGCCGGCGCGACCGCCCGCCAGCACGACGCCTCGGTACAGCTGGTACACGTGATGGCGACCGACGACCCCGAGCTGAGCCGGCGGGACGCGGAGACGCTCCTTCGGCAGGCGACGGGGTCGCTCGAGGGTGTCTCGTCGATCGAACGGGTGATCGTCGAGCGCGACGACGTCGCCGGTGCGATCACCGACCGAACGGCGGACCACGACGTCACGTTCCTCGGCGTCTCCCGCGGGGGCGTTCTCGAGCGAACGCTCCTCGGGACGGTCTCGGAGGCGGTTGGTCGTCACGCCGCGGGCTCGGTCGTGCTGGCGAAGCGGTACGAACCCGTCTCCTCCCGGTTCAAGCGCCTCTTGCCGTAG
- a CDS encoding winged helix-turn-helix domain-containing protein, whose translation MVVLRSTRDDETVDPRAVLEALEDETCQSIVEALDEPRTAPELASICDVSTSTLYRKLDLLVDASLVRSAVKIRDDGHHTLRYSRDFETVIVAADERDGLAVEIERPSPFGPFYGRQTGDRDRDRG comes from the coding sequence ATGGTCGTTCTCCGTTCCACCCGCGACGACGAGACCGTCGATCCACGGGCGGTCCTCGAGGCCCTGGAGGACGAGACCTGTCAGTCGATCGTCGAGGCACTCGACGAACCCCGGACCGCACCGGAGCTTGCAAGCATCTGTGACGTCTCGACGTCGACGCTGTACCGGAAGCTCGACTTGCTCGTCGACGCGTCGCTCGTCCGGAGCGCAGTCAAGATCAGAGACGACGGCCACCACACGCTCCGGTACAGCCGCGACTTCGAGACGGTGATCGTCGCCGCCGACGAGCGAGATGGTCTCGCCGTCGAGATCGAGCGCCCGTCGCCGTTCGGCCCGTTCTACGGGCGACAAACCGGAGATCGAGACCGAGACCGAGGCTGA
- a CDS encoding universal stress protein: protein MSMTILVPTEGSPLSQKALEVALSDYPDADLVVLHVMDPIGSGLSLIDVMRPTFDDGAPAGSVSPEYWREWHEQAERKAEAVFENARETAAEHDLSAETVLEFGEPDDVILEYAEENEVDRIVMGSHCRTGAERFLLGSVAERVVKRAPVPVMVVR, encoded by the coding sequence ATGTCGATGACGATCCTCGTGCCGACGGAGGGATCACCGCTCTCGCAGAAAGCCCTCGAGGTCGCACTCTCCGATTACCCCGACGCCGACCTCGTCGTGCTCCACGTCATGGACCCGATCGGCTCCGGACTGAGTCTCATCGACGTCATGCGGCCGACGTTCGACGACGGCGCGCCGGCCGGCTCGGTGAGCCCGGAGTACTGGCGCGAGTGGCACGAACAGGCTGAACGCAAGGCCGAGGCAGTCTTCGAGAACGCCCGGGAGACGGCTGCCGAACACGACCTGTCGGCCGAGACCGTCCTCGAGTTCGGCGAACCGGACGACGTGATCCTCGAGTACGCAGAGGAGAACGAGGTCGATCGCATCGTGATGGGCAGTCACTGTCGGACCGGGGCCGAACGGTTTCTGCTCGGTAGCGTCGCCGAGCGAGTCGTCAAACGTGCGCCGGTACCCGTGATGGTCGTCAGGTGA
- a CDS encoding phosphopantetheine adenylyltransferase: MRIAVAGTFGPIHDGHRVLFEHALEFGEDGVVVALTSDELAVETRHEPRPIPRFEKRKRRVAEEFAALDEWGRDIEIRTLEDELDIASSDPSLDGLVLSPETAPELEAINDRRRDRDLEPLTGIVAPYALAEDGERISSTRVVNDEIDEHGRVLE, encoded by the coding sequence ATGCGTATCGCCGTCGCCGGCACGTTCGGCCCGATCCACGATGGACATCGCGTGCTGTTCGAACACGCCCTCGAGTTCGGCGAAGACGGCGTCGTCGTGGCACTGACGAGCGACGAGCTCGCCGTCGAGACCCGTCACGAGCCACGTCCGATCCCGCGGTTCGAAAAGCGCAAGCGTCGCGTCGCCGAGGAGTTCGCGGCGCTCGACGAGTGGGGACGCGACATCGAGATCAGGACACTCGAGGACGAACTGGACATCGCCTCGAGCGATCCCAGCCTCGACGGCCTCGTGCTCTCGCCCGAGACTGCACCCGAACTCGAGGCGATCAACGACCGTCGCCGAGACCGCGACCTCGAACCGCTCACTGGGATCGTCGCCCCCTACGCCCTGGCCGAAGACGGCGAGCGCATCTCATCGACCCGGGTCGTAAACGACGAGATCGACGAACACGGGCGCGTCCTCGAGTGA